In the Alligator mississippiensis isolate rAllMis1 chromosome 7, rAllMis1, whole genome shotgun sequence genome, one interval contains:
- the LOC102560604 gene encoding olfactory receptor 14I1 has protein sequence MLNQSSVSDFILLRFSDAWELQIFYFVMFLVIYITVLMGNLLIIVAVVLDHHLHNPMHFFLMNLSILDVGTISVILPKTMANSLLNITTISYAGCATQVFFFGFLVGADLCILTVMAYDRYVAICKPLHYEMVMNRRACVQMASSAWVAGMLNSIMHTWNMFAFTFCQGNVVDLFFCEIPQLLKLSCSDTYFRELFMMFISFCLILSCFILIVASYIQIFSAVLRIPSDQGRHKAFSTCLPHLIVVSLFIFSGIFAYFKPTSHSPSGVDLIAAAIYSVVPPMMNPIIYSMRNKEILAAMRKLAHCLFFTDQVSILL, from the coding sequence ATGTTAAATCAAAGCTCTGTGTCTGACTtcatcctcctgagattctctgATGCTTGGGAGTTGCAGATTTTCTATTTTGTCATGTTTCTAGTCATTTACATCACTGTCCTGATGGGGAACCTTCTCATCATTGTGGCTGTAGTCCTTGACCACCATCTTCACAACCCTATGCATTTCTTCTTGATGAATCTGTCCATACTGGATGTGGGAACCATTTCTGTCATTCTCCCCAAAACCATGGCCAACTCCCTGTTGAACATCACAACAATATCCTATGCTGGGTGTGCCACTCAAGTGTTTTTCTTTGGCTTCTTGGTGGGAGCAGATCTTTGTATACTCACCGTCATGGCATATGACCGttatgttgccatctgcaagcccttGCACTATGAGATGGTCATGAACAGAAGAGCATGTGTCCAAATGGCATCCAGTGCCTGGGTAGCAGGGATGCTCAATTCTATCATGCACACTTGGAACATGTTTGCATTCACTTTTTGCCAAGGCAATGTAGTGGActtgttcttctgtgaaatcccccagctccttaaGCTCTCCTGCTCGGACACATATTTCAGGGAACTGTTTATGATGTTTATCAGTTTCTGCTTAATTTTGTCCTGTTTTATTCTGATTGTTGCATCCTATATTCAGATCTTCAGTGCAGTCCTGAGAATCCCCTCAGACCAGGGCCGGCATAAAGCCTTTTCTACGTGCCTCCCTCACCTCATTGTGGTCTCCTTGTTTATCTTTTCTGGCATATTTGCCTACTTCAAACCTACCTCCCATTCCCCATCGGGAGTGGACCTCATAGCAGCTGCCATATATTCAGTAGTGCCCCCCATGATGAATCCTAttatctacagcatgaggaacaaggagattcTTGCGGCTATGAGGAAACTGGCTCACTGTCTGTTCTTCACTGACCAGGTGTCCATTCTTCTCTAA